AGTCCCTCCCAGTAACCCCAGCGTGTCCCCCCAGGCGGAGGGGGGGCCCTGTTCCCGGCCCTGCCCCCGTTCCGGGGCCGGGGGGGACTCGGGGGGCTCCTGGCCCGGCTCCGGGGGAGAGTCCTGGCGGCGGCGCGGTCCCAGTTATCCCACAGCCTGCTCACCGAGCGCAACTGGTCAgactggggggctgggggggtttgggaaggactgggagagggctgggggcactgggaggggattgggggCACTGGAAGGGGATTGgggaggactgggagggactgggaaggggtttgggaaggactgggagagggctgggggcactgggaggggactgggaggggtttggggagaCACTGGGAGATACTGGGAGATACTGGAACGGAGGTTTGGGAGGCACTGGGATGAACtgagagggactgggagggggatTGAGGCAACTGGGACTGGGAAGGCGTGTCTGACCAGTGCTGGTCTGTACTGGTCCGTACTGGTCCGTACCTGTGCAGGTTCCACTACGCTGCCCGGATCTGGGACGGGGTGAAGAAATCGTCAGCCCTGGCCGAGTATGGGCGGTTACTGGGCtgaactgggatggactggcATGGAGTGGGAGGGGGGTCAGGGCATCAATAAACCCCCTGGAAACCCCCGAAATGCCTCGTTTGCATCTTAATTAATTAACGCTCGACCCTTAATTACCCCAACCCCTTTTTTATCCCTTAATTACTTCCCCGGTCgtccctcctcccctttcccctcacAGCTTCGCCCCTCAACAAAGGGCGCGAAAAAAAGAGCGGGAAACCCCCCCGCCCTTGGAGGACCCGTGTGGCCGGGGGGTCCTCCAGCGCATGCGCAGTAACCACGATACGGTGCCGCTACCATAGAGTGGGGGGGCGGCGGCGCAGAGCGGCTCCATGAGGGAACCTTGAGGCGGTTTCCGGTGAATGGCGGCGAAGGGGGCGATGCCCGAAATCCCCTTCACGAGGGTCGTGTCCGTGTCCAGCGAGGACCCGGTggggcctggggggctttggggggccGGGGAGGCTCTGGGGGTCCCGCGCTGACCCTCTCCGCGTGTCCCCGCAGCGGCACCCGGCGCAGAACCTGCTGGACCCCGACGGCGGGGGGAAATGGAGGGGGGCGGCGGCCGGGGAGAAACAGCTCAGCGTGGTGCTGGAGGtgactgggggcactggggtgaCTGGGAGATACTGGGAGGGACTGAGAAGCAGCTCAGCGTGGTgctgggggggactgggggtCTCCCAGGGGTCTCACCGTGGTCTCTCCCTCAGCTCGGGGGGTCCCGTCCCATCAACTCCCTGCACATCGGGAATGACGGAGCCGCTTTCGTGGAAGTGCTCGGGGGGTCCTCGGCCGGGGGGGACTTCCAGGTGAGTCCTGAGTCCGTCCTGACCCTCACCTGGGGCTCCTGAGCCTCACCTGTAACCCCTgacccttccctgccctcccctgtCTCACCTGTGCAGATGCTGctcccctcctcagccctgatgtctcccctgtccctgtctcacctgtgcaggtgctgctcccctcctcagccctgATGTCCCCCAGCGAGAGCCGGGCGGGGACGGGGCCCAGGCGGGTTCGGCTCTTCGGGCCCGAGCACCTGGTGGGGGCCAAACACACCTGGGACCGGCTGAAGGTGGTGCTGAGCCAGCCCTACTGCCAGGTGAGACACCCCTGGGGGGTGAGACACACCCGGGGGGGGGTAAAACACACCTGGGGGGTCAAACTcacctgtgtccccccccagaGCCGCCCCTTCGGTCTCTCCTTCATCCGGGTTTTCGCGGCTCCCGAGGAAAACGAGACCCCACCTGAGACACCTGTGAGTGAACCCAAAGTgaccccccaaaattcccagGTCCAGGGGTGATTCTGGGGATCTGTGGTGGAGTATGGGCGGTCTgggggggaattttgggggtcTGGGTGTGATTTTGGGGTCCCAACCCCCGCTGTGCCCCCCCAGGTTCGGCGCTTGGGCCCCTTCGTGCTgcggggggagggggcagggagccccccccgccgcccccccgggGCCCTGTTCTACCAGCGcccctcccccagcacaggtAACCCCCCCCGtatcccccaaacccccctgggaccccccaggacccctctgacccctctcctgcccccccagaccccccaaagGACCCCCCAAAGGACCCCCCCGGCCCCAGTTACGCCGTCGCTGCCCTCCAGGTAAGgaccccaccccaaaaaaaaccccctgagGGGACCCCCAAACTCAGGGGGGGCTGAaaaccccccagccccaccctaGGACCCCCATATCCCCCCTGAGGGAACCCTCAAACTCAGGAGTCCCCCCAACTTTTAAATCTCCTTCCAGGCCAGCGCAGGCTCCACCCCCAAGGTAAGGACCCCGcccaaaacccccccaaggGGACCCCCAAACTCGGGGGGGGCTGAAAACCCCCCCAGACCCACTCTGGGACCCCCATAAACCTCTCTGGGCCCCCCAAACACAGGGGGGACTCTCCAGTTCTTCCAAAATCTCCCTCCAGGCCAGCGCAGGCTCCACCCCCAAGGTAAGACCCCCCACCCCTGAGAAAACCCCCCTGAGGGGACCCCCGAACTCAGGGGTTCCCCAACTCCTCCTAAACATCCTTCCAGGCTGGTGCAGGCTCCGCCCCCAAGGTAAGgacccccacccccaaaaaaaccccctgagGGGACCCCCAAACTCAGGGGGGGCTGAAACCcctccctgggaccccccaaattcATTCTGGGCCCCCCAACTCCTCCTAAACATCCTTCCAGGCCGGTACAGGCTCCTCCCCCAAGGTaaggaccccccaaaacccccccgAGGGGACCCCCAAATACAGggggacccccagcccccacAGGACCCCCCTAAGCCCCATGGGGACCCCCTTGAGCcctccctgggaccccccaaatttATTCTGGGGCCCCCAACTCCTCCTAAACATCCTTCCAGGCTGGTGCAGGCTCCTCCCCCAAGGTaaggaccccccaaaacccccccgAGGGGACCCCCAAATACAGGGGGACCCCCAAACTCCCCAAGCCCCCCCTAACCCCCCTTTCTCTCCCGCAGCCCCCCAAGCGCCGCCCCCCTCCCAGCACCAACGGCACCACCCCCCCCAAGCAGCCCAAGCCCCCCCGGTCCCCCCGGGCCTCGGGgaccccccgagccccccccgggcccccccagagccccggGGGTCCGGTGCTGGGGGGGgtggtgctggtgctgagcGGGTTCCAGAACCCCCTGCGGGGGCAGATCCGCGCGGCCGCCGTGGCCTTGGGGGCCCAGTACCGGCCCGACTGGACCCCCGACAGCACCCACCTGGTGTAAgggacccccctgtgccccctgagccccccaggtgaccccccaggtgacccccctgacccctcccctccccacaggtGCGCcttccccaggacccccaaggCCGCCCGGGCCCGGCAGCTCGGGGGGGTCGTGGTGGGGCCCGACTGGGTCTGGGACtgccagagggagcagaggagactgcCCTGCGGCCCGTaagggacacctggggacacctggggacacctggggacaggggcacACCTGGGGGGACACGCCTGTACcaggggacacacctgggggcaCACCTGTATAGGGGGGGACATACCTGGGGGACACACCTGTACCatgggacacacctgggggacacacctggggacaggggcacACCTGTATGAGGGGACACACACCTGTATGggggggacacacctggggacagggacacacctgggggacACACCTGTATGggggggacacacctgggggcaGGGACACACCTGTACCTGGGGGGACACACCAAGAGGGACACACCTGTACCTAGGGGGACACGCCCATTGGGAGGACACACCCACGATGGGCGTGgtctccctgcccctccctcctCAGGTACCTCCTGGACGGCTCCGCCTCCTCgggcagtgaggaggaggagaaggaggagccTGAGGACACCCCGCCCCCTCCACAGCCCCGCCCATCCCCCAACGCAAAAAAAGGGGCGGggccacctcctgcccctccaccACCTGCCACAGCCCCAGCCACGCCCCCTGAGTCAGGTGACAGCGACAGCCAATCGGAGGAGTGAGTTTAttgggggtggggaaggggtggGGTCAAAATGGCCACGCCCCCCTGatccctcccccaccccagggaCGACCCCTACGGAGGCTCCACCGAGGAGAACAGcgaggagggggagggggcCGAGGAGACCATCCCCCCCCTGCCTGGTGGGtgccccgccccccgcccctcccACACCCCCAGGACTCCCCAGTTTCTGACCCTGCCCCTCCCCCCACAGACTTTTTTGAGGACAAAACTTTCTTCCTGCACGGGGACTTCCCGGAGGGGGAGGGACGGCGGCTGAGACGGCTCGTCATCGCCTTCGGGGGGTCaggctgggggcactggggggactgggggggtttggggggcactgggggggtttggggggcactgggaggtgctggaagggtttggggggcacTGAGGGGGAATTGGGGGAAATTGGGAGGGTCTGTTAGAGTGATACTGGTTTGTAGTGATGGGGAAGGTTTAAAGGGGTCTCTGTGGGTCAGTACTGGTCCGTACTGGTCCCTACTGGTCCGCACTGCTCCACACAGCaccctgtccccctccctggACGACTCAGTGACCCACGTGGTGACTGCCCAGGACTGGGACCCCGCCCTCGAGGAGGTGGGTCCTGGGGGGACCTTGGGGTGGGCGGGACTTTTGAGGAGGTGGGTGTGGCCACTGGGTGGGGGTGGAGCCTTCCCTTGGCTCCACCCCTCTgaacccctggccctgctcccaggcactggagctCCGCCCCTCGCTGACCTTCGTGCGTCCCCATTGGCTGGAGCTGTGCGGGGAGCggcagcgccccctgccggccgcACCCTTCGCTGTTGGACCCCGTGCGTGATGTCATCTGGGTGATGTCatcacagcccctgccccactTCCCAACCTTCTCCCGCCCCACCCCGAGGGGAATTAAAGTGGTTTTGGGTAAAAAAACCTGGTGGTGTGTCGTCAGTGGGGGTGGCTTATGTGGGACACGCCTCCCCGAAGAAGCAGGCCCCACTAATTTCAGGTGTTGCCCCTTTAAGGAGGGCCCCACTACATGTATTGCCCCTTTTACAGAGGACCCCACTGACATCGCCCCTTTAAACGTTGTCCCATTAGGAACCATTGCCGTTTTAAGGCCGTTACCCCTTTAATGACGACCCCTCTCCGGAGCCGTTGCCCCTTTAAGTGCCGTCCCCGCTTtaggccccgcccctcccggcTCTTAAAGCGGTCACTTCCCACGGGTGGGCCCCACCAGCCGCCATGTTGCTTCGGAGGGTCCCCGCCGCCGCTGTCGGGATAGGCCGCGGGCTCGCGACAGGGCCCCGACAGGGGCGGCAGCTGCTGATGCGGCaggtggggggcagggggatTTGAGGGAGGGGAAGACTCTGAAATGAGGGAGAACGGGGGGGCGAGTGTCACTGGGCCCGTTGGGGTCAAGGGTCAAGGAAGGGGCAAAGGTTACAGGGGGCAGGTGGATACCCTGGGGGGGTTTAGGGGAGATCTGAGGGCTTTCGGGGGGGGTCTTGGGGAGTTTTGGGATGTCTGATACTCTGGGGGGGGCTTTGAGGGATTTGAGGGTTTCAGGGGGGGGCTTGGAGGTtctgagggatttggggtgatCCGTTTCTGGGCACAGCTGTTCGAGTCCTCCTCCTGCACCTACACCTACGTCCTGGCCGACGGGGCCTCGGGCGACACCGTGATCATCGACCCCGTGCTGGAAACGGTGCCCCGGGACCTGCAGCTGCTGCGGGAGCTGCGGCTCAACCTGCGCTACGCAGGTACGGGGACACGCCCACGGGGACACACCCGGGGACACACCGGGGGATGCGCCCATTGCAGCACACCCACGGGGACACGCCCACGGGGACATGTCCACAGGGACACGCCCATGGGGACATGCCCAGGGACACACCCATGGAGACACACCCATGGGGACACACCCATGGGGACATACCCATAAAGCCACgcccgtgtcccccccagtgAACACCCACTGCCACGCCGACCACGTGACGGGCTCGGGGTCCCTGGTCCGGGCCCTCGGCGGCCGCAGCGTCATCTCCAGGGCCAGCGGGGCCAGGGCCGACCTGCTGCTCAGCGACGGCGACCGCATCACCTTCGGGGACTTTGTGAGAccgggggggcacaggggagggggCAGTGTCACCCACTGGGGACGGGGGCACCcactgggggggtcacagggtTGTCTCCAGGGCCAGCGGGGCCAGGGTGGACCTGCTGCTCAATgagggggga
The nucleotide sequence above comes from Chiroxiphia lanceolata isolate bChiLan1 unplaced genomic scaffold, bChiLan1.pri scaffold_73_arrow_ctg1, whole genome shotgun sequence. Encoded proteins:
- the ETHE1 gene encoding persulfide dioxygenase ETHE1, mitochondrial, translating into MLLRRVPAAAVGIGRGLATGPRQGRQLLMRQLFESSSCTYTYVLADGASGDTVIIDPVLETVPRDLQLLRELRLNLRYAVNTHCHADHVTGSGSLVRALGGRSVISRASGARADLLLSDGDRITFGDFALRVVATPGHTPGCVTLVLDDDSMAFTGDALLVRGCGRTDFQGGCPRTLHRSVHERIFTLPESCRIYPGHDYRGHTMSTVGEERRLNPRLTLSPDEFVTLMEGLNLPRPRLIDVAVPANLRCGIQDEP
- the XRCC1 gene encoding DNA repair protein XRCC1, translated to MAAKGAMPEIPFTRVVSVSSEDPRHPAQNLLDPDGGGKWRGAAAGEKQLSVVLELGGSRPINSLHIGNDGAAFVEVLGGSSAGGDFQVLLPSSALMSPSESRAGTGPRRVRLFGPEHLVGAKHTWDRLKVVLSQPYCQSRPFGLSFIRVFAAPEENETPPETPVRRLGPFVLRGEGAGSPPRRPPGALFYQRPSPSTDPPKDPPKDPPGPSYAVAALQASAGSTPKGGLSSSSKISLQASAGSTPKAGAGSAPKAGTGSSPKAGAGSSPKPPKRRPPPSTNGTTPPKQPKPPRSPRASGTPRAPPGPPQSPGGPVLGGVVLVLSGFQNPLRGQIRAAAVALGAQYRPDWTPDSTHLVCAFPRTPKAARARQLGGVVVGPDWVWDCQREQRRLPCGPYLLDGSASSGSEEEEKEEPEDTPPPPQPRPSPNAKKGAGPPPAPPPPATAPATPPESGDSDSQSEEDDPYGGSTEENSEEGEGAEETIPPLPDFFEDKTFFLHGDFPEGEGRRLRRLVIAFGGTLSPSLDDSVTHVVTAQDWDPALEEALELRPSLTFVRPHWLELCGERQRPLPAAPFAVGPRA